The Drosophila sechellia strain sech25 chromosome 2R, ASM438219v1, whole genome shotgun sequence nucleotide sequence TTTCTAGGCTTTTTGATTCATATAAACCACCACAGCTACTCTTACCCTAAACCACAAACTACTATCGTTCATTtcgttttgcattttgaaaAATGGATTAATGTAATACAATACGAATAATACCCATGCGTTGAAATCCGTTTATAAACGTTACTTTTTTATAAGTTTTCGTGTCTCACTCATCCATGGCGAGGTCCTCCGGGCAGCTGTCCAAGTAGCTGCAAAATCAGTAAGAAAGATCATCTCTTGCTGGAACAGTGCGTACTGACTTTTCATTGTACGGCCTCTCCGGGGTGTTGTGGTACGAGATCAGCAGCTCCTTAGCCAGCATCTTGTCCGGGAAGTTGCGAATCAGGTACAGCCAGCACTGAATGGTTCTACACATAAGGGCAATAGTGAGTTATCACATCTGGCCATCATCCCACATCCTCATACTAacgacactagaataactattctagtgtcttttcTCATACTCATTCTGCTCCATTAATATGGTTTGTTGCTCGCGATCATAGTAGTCCGGGTAGTCTTCTAGTATGTCCAGCTTGGAGAGCATGGTCTCGTCCACTTCGTAGACTTCGCCTTCTATGTGGTTCCCCTCACCCGGCCGGGCGAGCAGAAATGGAATGTTGTAGCGGGTTCCCACAACCAGGGGAAACTTCGTTTCCGTTTTCCCCCTGCCAAGAAATCGGGCTTGGCCGTTCTCCTTTTTCGTCAGCCAATGGTGATTGGGCTCACCGCGCTTCAGCGTGCCATACACAAAGACCCTTGCCGCCCTTCTCAGCTTTTCAGCCATTGCGCTTCCCGCCGCCAGGCTTATCAGTTTCAAGCGGTATCGTTCTATCAAATCCGACCTTTAGATTGCACAGTCGACATAACCCGTCCGCTCTTCTTCTTGCTGCCATTCGCACCGAATCTAGCCTCCGTACACCGCGAGAAACTGAAGCACTCGGCCGGCAGTGGGCtgtggaaaattaccagggATCTATCATCTTATCTTCTATAACAGAATAAGAgggcattttattttattttaaattgcttcagtttatttgctttgtttgtCGAAAACTATCAAATTACAGACTACGTTTGCTAAAACCTAAATAATGCGTATGGTACATATGTATCAGTTTATATCATTTGCCAATATATACGGGTATATATCGATCAGTACATCTGCGTCTGCAAGTACGGTCTTAAAATGCAACTACGGTAACATAAGATTAGTGGCCAGGCTATCCAGAGCACATCCAAAGAAACGGGCTATACCACAAACTAGGCTATTAGTTCTGGGCCTCGTAGGTGAGGTCGTCCTGGGCCGGATGCTTGTGGGTGCGGCGATGGCGCATAATGTATGGATGGCTGGTTGA carries:
- the LOC6618907 gene encoding putative gamma-glutamylcyclotransferase CG2811 isoform X1 codes for the protein MAEKLRRAARVFVYGTLKRGEPNHHWLTKKENGQARFLGRGKTETKFPLVVGTRYNIPFLLARPGEGNHIEGEVYEVDETMLSKLDILEDYPDYYDREQQTILMEQNETIQCWLYLIRNFPDKMLAKELLISYHNTPERPYNENYLDSCPEDLAMDE
- the LOC6618907 gene encoding putative gamma-glutamylcyclotransferase CG2811 isoform X2 produces the protein MAEKLRRAARVFVYGTLKRGEPNHHWLTKKENGQARFLGRGKTETKFPLVVGTRYNIPFLLARPGEGNHIEGEVYEVDETMLSKLDILEDYPDYYDREQQTILMEQNETIQCWLYLIRNFPDKMLAKELLISYHNTPERPYNENCPEDLAMDE